From Cricetulus griseus strain 17A/GY chromosome 1 unlocalized genomic scaffold, alternate assembly CriGri-PICRH-1.0 chr1_0, whole genome shotgun sequence, a single genomic window includes:
- the LOC100762231 gene encoding olfactory receptor 13, with protein sequence MGNNMTLITEFILLGFPLGPRMQMLLFALFSLFYAFTLLGNGTIVGLICLDSRLHTPMYFFLSHLAIVDIAYACNTVPQMLVNLLDPAKPISFAGCMTQTFLFLTFAITECLLLVVMSYDRYVAICHPLRYSAIMSWKVCSTMAMTSWITGVLLSLVHLLLLLPLPFCVSQKVNHFFCEITAVLKLACADTHLNETMVLAGAVSVLVGPFSSIVVSYACILGAVLRIQSGEGQRKAFSTCSSHLCVVALFYGTAIVMYVGPRHGNPKEQKKYLLLFHSLFNPMLNPLIYSLRNSDVKNTLRRVLRMQRVL encoded by the coding sequence ATGGGAAACAATATGACATTGATCACAGAGTTCATCCTCCTGGGATTTCCTCTCGGCCCAAGGATGCAGATGCTCCTCTTCGCCCTCTTCTCCCTATTCTATGCCTTCACTCTCCTGGGGAACGGGACCATCGTGGGGCTCATCTGCCTGGACTCCAGACTCCAcactcccatgtacttcttcctgtCCCACCTTGCCATCGTTGACATTGCCTATGCCTGCAACACCGTGCCCCAGATGCTGGTGAACCTTCTAGATCCAGCCAAACCCATCTCCTTTGCTGGCTGCATGACACAGACCTTTCTCTTCTTGACATTTGCTATCACAGAATGCCTCCTCCTCGTGGTGATGTCCTATGATCGGTACGTGGCCATCTGCCACCCGCTCCGATACTCTGCCATCATGAGCTGGAAGGTCTGCAGCACCATGGCTATGACTTCCTGGATCACTGGGGTGCTCTTGTCCTTGGTTCACCTGCTGCTACTTCTGCCTTTACCCTTCTGTGTATCTCAGAAAGTCAATCACTTTTTCTGTGAAATCACAGCTGTTCTCAAACTTGCCTGTGCAGACACACACCTCAATGAGACCATGGTCTTGGCTGGGGCAGTGTCGGTGCTTGTGGGACCGTTCTCCTCGATTGTGGTCTCTTATGCCTGTATCCTTGGTGCTGTCCTGAGGATCCAGTCGGGGGAGGGTCAGAGGAAAGCCTTTTCCACCTGCTCCTCCCACCTCTGTGTGGTTGCATTATTTTACGGCACAGCCATTGTCATGTATGTTGGACCAAGACACGGGAACCCGAAGGAGCAGAAGAAATATCTTCTACTGTTTCACAGCCTTTTTAACCCAATGCTCAACCCCCTGATCTATAGTCTCAGGAACTCGGATGTgaagaatactttgaggagagttCTGAGGATGCAGAGAGTTTTGTGA